The genomic interval AAATGCGGACGATGTTCCGACCAATGTCCCACATTCGCCATCGAAAGCGGAGCGGATAAGCTTCCGCGGGTACGCGGATTCGGCGGGTTCGAACAGACATGCTTCAATTGCTGGAATTGCGTATCCGTATGTCCCCATGACGCCATACGGATACAGGGAGCCCATTCGATTCCGGGGGGCAGATACAAGACGCGCCTGCTGGGGAAGGTGGAGTACCCGGACCCCCTGCGCTCCGGAGGCGTTAAACCATACCAGGAGTTTGAATCGCAGCTTACCGGGGTCGAGCGTGTTATTTACACCAGGAGATCCTGCAGGCTTTTCAAGGATAAGGCGGTACCAAGGGAAACGATCGAGAGGATACTCGAGGCCGGCCGCTTCGCGCCATCCGCGGGGAACAGCCAGCCCTACAGGTTTGCGGTGATCACCGACAGGGGGATCATCGCCGAATTGGAGCGGCAGTCGATGAAGATGCTCAGGCAGTTTAAGGATCTCTATCTTGATTCCCGCGGGAAGAAACGCTGGTGGAAAAATATTCTATTTACCCTGCTCAGTCTCGCCAAGGTGAACAGCATAGATCCGCGTCCGGTCCCGGCCATTGAAAAATCCGATAAAAACGGCGATCGCCTCTACTTTAACGCCCCGGCGGTGATTCTCATTTTCAAGAATAGTAACGGTATCGGCAACCCTGATCTCGATGCCGGCATATGCTCGCAGAACATGGCGCTTGCGGCGAATTCCCTGGGACTGGGCAGTTGTCATATAACCTTCTTCGTGGAACCCATGAAATCAAAGGGCATGTCCGCGATGAGGCGGAGACTCGGAATTTCATATCCGTGGGTGCCTGTCAACAGCATAGCGATAGGCTACCCGAAAGGCACGGTCGACGGGGTCGTTAAAAGGGACACGCCGCCATCGGATTGGTTTACCGGGGATTGAGCGGTACCACCATACCATAAGGTGCTCGAACATGCGGGCGACCGGGAGAGGATTCACAGATGGAAAACATTTATATAATCGGCATCGGGATGATACGGTTCAGCAAGTATCCCGGAGAATCGGTCCGGACAATGGCGGAAAAAACGGTCCATGAAGCGCTGGGCGACGCCGGAATATCCGCGAAGGATCTTCAGGCGGTGTATTTCTCGAACACCTTCTGGGGGATGTTCGCGAACCAGCATTCAATTCGCGGCCAGGTGGTGATGCGGGGAATGGGGATCGATAAAATACCGGTGACCAACGTCGAAAACGCCTGCGCGGGGGCGTCCACCGCGCTGCACCTTGCATATACGGGAATTAAGGCCGGAATGTTCGATGTCGCCCTGGCAGTGGGATCGGAGAAGATCACCCATCCCGATAAGGGGCTATCGCTTGCGGCGTACGCCTCCTGCATGGACGTTGAAAACCTCGAAGCGCATCTGGCGGAGATCGTAGAGCTGGCTAAAACACTTTCCATTGAAATTCCGCCGGGCCAGACCCCCCCCGGGGAGGGGAGGAGCGTATTCATGGACGCCTACGCCATGGGGGCGCGCTGGCATATGAACCGGTTCGGTTCCACTCAGAAGCAACTGGCCCTCATTTGTTCGAAGAACCATCTGCACGGATCGCTCAACCCGCTCGCGCAGTATCAGGCTCCCATGACCGTTGAGGAGGTGCTTGCCGACCGGCCCGTCGCCTATCCCCTCACGCGCGCGATGTGTGCACCGGTGGGTGACGGGGCTGCCGCGGCGATCGTATGCTCCGAAAGCTTTCTGAGGAAATTGAAGGCGGCGCGGCCGGTCAGTATACTCGCGTCCGTTATGGGGCAGGGAAGCGAACGGGACCTTGACGGCACGGATATCGGCGAGCGCCTCTCGAAACAGGCATATAACGCCGCGGGGATGGGACCGGAGGATATCAATATCGCGGAGCTGCATGACGCCACCGCATGGGGAGAGCTGCATCAATGCGAGGCAATGGGATTTTGTCCGGCAGGGGAAGGCGGTCCCTACGCCGAATCCGGGGCTACGGCACTCGGGGGGAAGCGGCCCGTCAATACCAGCGGCGGGCTGGAGTGCAGGGGACACCCTATCGGCGCGTCCGGGCTTGCGCAGATACATGAATTGGTAACCCAGCTTCGCGGTGACGCCGGGAAACGCCAGGTGGAGGAGGCGCGTATCGGCCTGGCCGAAAACGGCGGCGGTAATATCGGCGTCGAAGAGGCCGCCATGTGTATTCATATACTGGAGAGGGCGAAGTAGACGGGGCTTCCGGAATGCGGGCGGATAAAAGGCGTAACACCGCATTGCCGGAAATGAAACGCAAAATACTATTAAAGGAGCTTTGTATGAAAATAGGCGTTCCAAAGGAAATCAAAACCAAAGAGGGGCGTGTGGCCCTCACCCCCGCCGGCGTATCGGAACTGACCGGCAACGGCCACCGGGTCTATGTAGAAAAATATGCGGGGACCGGTTCGGGAATTTCCGATGAAGACTATTCCGCGGCCGGCGCGACAATCCTGAATACCCCCGACGAGATATGGGGGGAAGCGGAGATGGTCATCAAGGTAAAGGAACCCCTGGAGCCCGAATTCGAGCAGATGAGGGAGGGTCAGATATTGTTCACCTATCTGCACCTTGCGGCTGACGAGAAGCTGATGGCGCGCTTGATGAAGAAGAAGATCATCGGTATCGCCTATGAAACCATTCAGCTCGATGACGGGAGTCTCCCCCTGCTTGCGCCCATGAGCGAGGTGGCGGGCAGGCTCTCCATTCAAATGGGATGCAGTTGCCTGGAGGCGAAAAACGGCGGCAGGGGGCTCTTGCTTTCGGGGGTTCCGGGGGTCGCGCCCGCGAAGGTGACCATTCTGGGCGGCGGTATCTCCGGCGTAAACGCGGCGCACCTGGCCGCGGGTATGGGAGCGCGGGTGACTATTCTCGACGTTAACATCAACCGCCTCCGCTATCTCGAGGATATCTTTCATTCGCGCGCCGTTACGCTCATGTCGAATTCGTCCAATATAGAAGAGAGCGTAGCCGGGGCGGACCTGGTGATCGGATCGGTGCTCATAGCCGGGGCGAAAGCGCCCAAACTCATTACGCGCGATCTTCTATCGAAAATGAAACCCGGTTCCGCGTTCGTTGATATCGCGATCGACCAGGGGGGATGCGCGGAAACCAGCCGGCCGACGAACCATGAGAACCCCATCTATATGGAAAATGGAATCGTTCACTATTGCGTTGCCAATATGCCCGGCGCGGTGCCCCGCACGTCCACCTATGCGTTGACGAACGCGACGCTTCCTTATGCGGTGCGTATCGCGAACAACGGCTGGGAAAAGGCCCTTCACAATGACGGCGCCTTGGCGAAGGGACTGAATGTGCTCAAGGGTAAACTCATCAATGCAAGGGTCGCCGAAGCATTTGGTATGGAGCATGAGGATCTGAAAATCGCGTAAAATAAGGCGGGACAAGATGAAGATGACACGACGGGGATTTATGCTTAAATCAATGGCCGGGGCCGGATTGCTCGTTGGATCGGGCGCACTGTTCAGCGCATGCATGGGGCATGGAGTCCGGCGCGATGATTTTCGAAACGGTGCTAGGGCGTTCGAGCCGGTACCGGCGCTTGACGAGGACACGGCCGCCATACTTTATTACGCATCGCTTGCGCCCAGCGGTCACAATTCGCAGCCCTGGTACATAAAGATGATCGATCGCAACGAGTTTCTCGTGGGCGCCGACCCCGCGCGCCGTCTCACGGCGGTCGATCCCGATAACCGGGAGGCCCTGCTTTCAATCGGGGCATTCCTGGAGAACCTGTCGATTGCCGCCGGGTGCCTCGGGTATGAAGCCGAAATCAAGGTGATCGCCAATTCCCAGAAAGATGAGGAGGTGGCGCGGGTGACGCTGAGAAAGGCAAAGGCCACGGACTATCCGATCAGCAGGCTCGTTTCAAGAAAGACGGTGAAACGCGGTCACCTCACCACGGTGATTAAGGCCGCGGACATCGATTTTCTTTCGGGGGAGCTTAAAGGCCACCTTTTTTATTTTCCAAGGGACACCCGGCATGCGAATTGCATAAAGGAAGGCGCCATCGAGGCATATCGTTCCTGGGTGGAACGCGACGCGGCCCAGAAGGAAAACACAGCGTGGAGCCGGCTCAGCAACGCCGACGCGCGAAAATACCGCGACGGTCTCACCACCGAGGGAATGGAAATAAAGGGCATCGCAGGCTTCTATGTGCGCAATTTCGTGAGCCCGGAGGATTTCATGAAACCGGGCATGCTGAAACAAAGCCTCCAATTCGCGGTCGATCGCGCCGGCGAGGGGGGCGGTTGGATTATTATCACCGGGTACGGCGACGGCGTGGCCGGGCTCATCGAAACGGGAAGGCGATTTGAGCGAATGGCCCTCACGGCGCGCGAGCGATTGATAGGCCTTCATCCCATGACCCAGCTTTTAGAGGAAGAACCCGGGCAGAAGCTGATCGCTTCGAATCACGTTTCACGCATGAACGCGCAGTTCGTGCTTCGAGTGGGATATGTCGAGAGCTATCCGCAGCCGGTATCGCTTCGGCGTCCCGTAAGCTGGTTTCTGAGAACGTGAGCATGTCGTGTGAACGAAAAGGGCGATTCAGAAAACATGGAGAATACCTATGAATAAATATTTCCGCTCCGCAATCATCAGGACCCTGCTTATAACCTTGTTTCCGCTGTCCGTGTTTGCGGTGCAGTTGAGCGAGGATGTGCTTTCGAAGAAAAAGGAAGGCTATTACATCACGGGACTGCCCCTGGTAAACTTCACCTCGGACGATGGTTTTGGTTACGGGGTGCGCGCATATCTCTACAACAATGGCGGTAAGGACGACAAATATTTCGACAAATCGCCGTATTTCATGCAGCTGTACGCACAATACTGGGCGACCACGAACGGCATTCAGTACCACGAGCTCAATCTGGACATGCCGTACGCGGCGGGCACGAAGTGGCGATTGAAATCCAACATCGCGTACGACAAGTCGGTGAATGAAAACTTCTTTGGCGTGGGCGAGGCGCAGTCTCATCAAAAGCTTGCAAATTTCAATGGCAGCAAGGAATTCGGAACCTATTCCGGCCTTACGGATTATTACGAGGATAATAAGGATGAATCGCGCTACTATCACTACACGATCTTCCGCCCCAGCGGCACGTTCTACCTTTACCGCGATATAACCGACGAATTAAAACTCGTGCTCGGGACGCTGGTGAGGAAAGTTTTCATCACCTCGTGGGGGGGAAGGGATTTCAACGGCGACGCGCAGCAGTCCACGCTGCTGGATCAGCAGAGGGACAGGCTCACCGATGCGGCAGGGGGGCACCTGGGCGGCTTCGTGAGCATGGCGCGAATCGGCGCGGCGTACGATGCGCGTGATTTCGAGCCGGATCCACACAAGGGATACTATCTGGATTATGTGTGCGAACTATCGACGACCGTACTCGGGTCCGATTTCGACTTCGTGAAGCATAACGTCCAGGCCATGTATTATATCAGCCCCCTGGATTCGCTGACATTCGGCGGACGCGCCGGATATACCACCGCGGCGGGAGACATCCCGTTCTATGAGCAATCGTATTTCGGGTTCGCCAACTTCAGGAGGGTAGGAGAGGGCGGGAACCGGACGCTCCTGGGATACAAAAAGAACCGCTTCGTCGCCAAGACGATGACGGTGGGGAACCTCGACGTGCGCTGGAAATTCACGGAGCTCGCCGGCGGGGGACAGCGGTTCGGTTTCTCGGTGATAGGATTTGTCGAGTCGGGGAACGTGTACGACGAAGCGGCAAATCCCGTTACCGACCCGAAGTGGAAGTTCTATCACACATCGTATGGCGGGGGGCTTGTCATAGCATGGAACCTCTCGACCATCATTCACTTCCTGTACGGCATGAGCAAAGAGGACGCCAACATATCGATTGATTTCGACCATAGATTTTAGGGTACAATAACTATTCAGCGAATGAATGGTGAGGTGGTAACAGGAAATGCGCATACGGCCCGCCCCACCGCTTCAAAAATATACGAAGGGAGAGAAGCATATGGCGATTAATTTATATTTGGGAAAGCCTTTAAAGGATTATACTTACGACGATCTCAAGAAGCTGAAGCGGAAGCAGCTCCTGGAATTGTTTTATCAGCTGGACCCGCCGGGCATGTCCGATCTGCACGGCGAATATCGCGCGGCCATGCTGAACAGCGGGCCCGTCACCAACACATTTTCCGCGTGGCTTTTCCTCAATTGTACCTGGGGTACCTGGCAGCACAAAGCATTCGAGCCCCTGGGAAAGCAGGACGGCCATGGCTACAACACCTTTATTACGACCAGGTCAAAAGTCCCTGAAAACTACTTTGCGGCAAATGCCATGAACATCGTGTACCTCCTTACATCGCTCTTTCGGGCCAAGAAAACCCCGCGGTTAGCACGGATAATGCTCAACAAGACATCCATAGTCTCCTCGGTATTCGATGGCAGGCCTTCGTTCCAACTGAGCTATAAGGAATACAATTCGTTTTTTACGAACACCATGACAGACGAGCTGCGCACGGTAAACGACAAGCTGTACCTTGGCGTAGGAAGGCTTACCGTCAATGGGGGTAAAAACAACCCGACGGTGTTCGCGCTTTCCGGACCGCCCGCTCC from Spirochaetota bacterium carries:
- a CDS encoding thiolase family protein codes for the protein MENIYIIGIGMIRFSKYPGESVRTMAEKTVHEALGDAGISAKDLQAVYFSNTFWGMFANQHSIRGQVVMRGMGIDKIPVTNVENACAGASTALHLAYTGIKAGMFDVALAVGSEKITHPDKGLSLAAYASCMDVENLEAHLAEIVELAKTLSIEIPPGQTPPGEGRSVFMDAYAMGARWHMNRFGSTQKQLALICSKNHLHGSLNPLAQYQAPMTVEEVLADRPVAYPLTRAMCAPVGDGAAAAIVCSESFLRKLKAARPVSILASVMGQGSERDLDGTDIGERLSKQAYNAAGMGPEDINIAELHDATAWGELHQCEAMGFCPAGEGGPYAESGATALGGKRPVNTSGGLECRGHPIGASGLAQIHELVTQLRGDAGKRQVEEARIGLAENGGGNIGVEEAAMCIHILERAK
- the ald gene encoding alanine dehydrogenase — encoded protein: MKIGVPKEIKTKEGRVALTPAGVSELTGNGHRVYVEKYAGTGSGISDEDYSAAGATILNTPDEIWGEAEMVIKVKEPLEPEFEQMREGQILFTYLHLAADEKLMARLMKKKIIGIAYETIQLDDGSLPLLAPMSEVAGRLSIQMGCSCLEAKNGGRGLLLSGVPGVAPAKVTILGGGISGVNAAHLAAGMGARVTILDVNINRLRYLEDIFHSRAVTLMSNSSNIEESVAGADLVIGSVLIAGAKAPKLITRDLLSKMKPGSAFVDIAIDQGGCAETSRPTNHENPIYMENGIVHYCVANMPGAVPRTSTYALTNATLPYAVRIANNGWEKALHNDGALAKGLNVLKGKLINARVAEAFGMEHEDLKIA
- a CDS encoding nitroreductase; the encoded protein is MKMTRRGFMLKSMAGAGLLVGSGALFSACMGHGVRRDDFRNGARAFEPVPALDEDTAAILYYASLAPSGHNSQPWYIKMIDRNEFLVGADPARRLTAVDPDNREALLSIGAFLENLSIAAGCLGYEAEIKVIANSQKDEEVARVTLRKAKATDYPISRLVSRKTVKRGHLTTVIKAADIDFLSGELKGHLFYFPRDTRHANCIKEGAIEAYRSWVERDAAQKENTAWSRLSNADARKYRDGLTTEGMEIKGIAGFYVRNFVSPEDFMKPGMLKQSLQFAVDRAGEGGGWIIITGYGDGVAGLIETGRRFERMALTARERLIGLHPMTQLLEEEPGQKLIASNHVSRMNAQFVLRVGYVESYPQPVSLRRPVSWFLRT
- a CDS encoding nitroreductase; amino-acid sequence: MFENIRQAYLPETNFPVVTIDYGKCKKCGRCSDQCPTFAIESGADKLPRVRGFGGFEQTCFNCWNCVSVCPHDAIRIQGAHSIPGGRYKTRLLGKVEYPDPLRSGGVKPYQEFESQLTGVERVIYTRRSCRLFKDKAVPRETIERILEAGRFAPSAGNSQPYRFAVITDRGIIAELERQSMKMLRQFKDLYLDSRGKKRWWKNILFTLLSLAKVNSIDPRPVPAIEKSDKNGDRLYFNAPAVILIFKNSNGIGNPDLDAGICSQNMALAANSLGLGSCHITFFVEPMKSKGMSAMRRRLGISYPWVPVNSIAIGYPKGTVDGVVKRDTPPSDWFTGD